A stretch of the Paenibacillus dendritiformis genome encodes the following:
- a CDS encoding GNAT family N-acetyltransferase yields the protein MIPLAFERLDKLGEDDVEQAAHVFVHSYMDALTRVSSDPDVLIRLIRKSFIRKQFYAALWNHQVVGIMAYATRGARSRRFDKSELQRILGTWKGWLFYLSVAREFHALRRLTDEECFLEAVATAPEHRGQGIAAALLRHSIEQLPYRVFKLEVADTNVKARRLYERQGFTVFYTKKQWLLPKADGFRARLFMKMEREKEPPSRAPRK from the coding sequence ATGATCCCGCTCGCGTTCGAGAGGCTGGATAAGCTGGGCGAAGACGATGTGGAGCAAGCGGCTCACGTGTTCGTGCACAGTTATATGGATGCCCTGACAAGGGTATCCTCCGATCCGGATGTGCTGATCCGGCTGATTCGGAAGTCATTCATTCGGAAACAGTTTTACGCGGCATTATGGAATCATCAAGTGGTAGGCATTATGGCGTACGCGACGCGCGGAGCCCGCTCCCGGCGGTTCGACAAGAGCGAGCTGCAGCGCATCCTTGGAACATGGAAGGGGTGGCTGTTCTATTTATCCGTTGCCCGGGAATTCCATGCTCTCCGTCGCTTGACAGACGAGGAATGCTTCCTGGAGGCCGTGGCGACCGCGCCGGAACACCGGGGCCAAGGCATTGCCGCCGCACTGCTCCGGCACAGTATCGAACAGCTCCCCTACCGGGTGTTCAAGCTGGAGGTTGCGGATACGAACGTGAAGGCCAGACGGCTCTATGAACGTCAAGGCTTTACGGTCTTTTACACGAAAAAGCAGTGGCTCCTCCCCAAGGCGGACGGCTTTCGCGCAAGGCTATTTATGAAGATGGAGAGAGAGAAAGAGCCGCCTTCGCGTGCCCCGAGGAAATAA
- a CDS encoding prepilin-type N-terminal cleavage/methylation domain-containing protein — translation MRFSFFIRNERGLTLLELLASLLLTAVILGGGLAFWWSLQTSTDMVAASQRQEASIRWTAKQFHHLISEASAAVLVTREEIRLRIGQQYRAVLHDSAAEEWRVYGFKLTPGNADSSGLSEEEALNKLASTSVTLASHPERYEYMYSLADNMANPPRIRIIQLPDGSKVDSTALPAIAKAGSLLEAELDFHTVIRDSMGRPALAPGNPQARYTMTAKLMRDK, via the coding sequence ATGCGCTTCTCATTCTTCATTCGGAATGAACGAGGTCTGACGCTGCTGGAGTTGTTGGCGTCTCTCCTGCTTACGGCCGTTATCCTTGGCGGGGGCCTGGCCTTCTGGTGGAGCCTGCAGACCAGCACCGATATGGTGGCTGCTTCGCAGCGGCAGGAGGCGTCTATCCGTTGGACCGCCAAGCAATTCCACCATCTGATCTCAGAGGCCTCCGCCGCCGTTCTCGTAACCCGGGAGGAGATTCGGCTGCGAATCGGCCAGCAGTACCGGGCCGTCCTTCATGACTCGGCCGCAGAGGAGTGGCGGGTGTACGGCTTCAAGCTTACTCCCGGCAATGCCGACAGTTCCGGCCTGTCGGAGGAGGAAGCCCTGAATAAGTTAGCCAGTACTTCCGTCACGCTCGCTTCGCACCCGGAACGATACGAATATATGTATTCCCTTGCCGACAACATGGCGAACCCTCCGCGCATCCGCATCATTCAGCTTCCGGATGGTTCGAAGGTCGACTCGACCGCACTCCCGGCTATCGCCAAGGCGGGCAGCCTGCTTGAGGCCGAGCTGGATTTTCACACCGTCATTCGCGATTCGATGGGCCGCCCCGCGCTTGCCCCCGGCAATCCGCAAGCGCGCTATACGATGACGGCGAAGCTGATGCGGGACAAGTAA
- a CDS encoding prepilin-type N-terminal cleavage/methylation domain-containing protein produces the protein MSAYRLLKRFTPRLRRRDGLTLVEVLAATVLLSLLLVLFVSLSGFVQTTDRSVSRAHEAASIAESLVHQYRAKPLSIGSGITLDGVKARSGQKHQYQAYIHPLQPYVDGAAPAARTAGHKAVVQSIVYLDEPSYENKPMLLTVTVSWEES, from the coding sequence ATGTCCGCATATCGATTATTAAAGCGCTTTACTCCCCGACTGCGCCGACGTGACGGCCTGACGCTGGTTGAGGTGCTGGCGGCTACGGTCCTATTAAGCCTGCTGCTTGTCCTGTTCGTCTCCTTGAGCGGGTTCGTGCAGACGACAGACAGGTCCGTGAGCCGGGCTCACGAAGCGGCCTCGATCGCGGAATCGCTTGTCCATCAATATCGCGCCAAGCCGCTGTCGATTGGCAGCGGAATCACCCTAGATGGCGTGAAGGCCCGCTCCGGCCAGAAGCATCAGTATCAAGCCTATATCCATCCGCTGCAGCCCTACGTGGACGGCGCGGCCCCGGCGGCCCGGACTGCCGGGCACAAGGCTGTCGTGCAATCGATCGTCTACCTTGACGAACCCTCATATGAAAATAAGCCGATGCTGCTCACGGTTACCGTGTCATGGGAGGAATCGTAA
- a CDS encoding serine hydrolase domain-containing protein has protein sequence MLLCALLGSVLMACPSSAGAKSAAYPDLEAFVDELMKAQMEKYGMTNAAVAIVSDGEIRLAKGYGYADREKRIPADAERTLFRIGSTSKLLTWTAVMQLVEQGKLDLNADINRYLDVKIPQQLIHSPERAEPIALTHLMTHTPGFEDSVDSIFRLSADEMLPLQEYIRAHLPARVFPPGEVAAYSNYGAALAGYIVERVSGQPFAEYVEQHIFTPLGMSRSSFLQPLPESLAQDLAKAYRAVDGSYAEGEFEYLLPGPAGGMSSTASDMARFMIAHLQGGRAEEGRILQEATAGQMHRQHFTQHPKLGGMTFGFMEGTLNGRRILFQNGNTMLFDTGLYLLPDQGTGIFVSYTGGSYLAHNELFQAFMDRYYPSRLAAPEPPPAGSVERGRAYVGEYHQNRRNFTTAESIVSLMMGTIAVGMEEDGHLLVTHGGETNRFVEVEPGIYHNLREGRTQDYFGEFRTIVFDRDPYGSIMLMSDGPMTYSRAPWYGTSSFTMMALLTAVLVVAGSSLNWLIGAFVRRIRRRSVRHPAIAAAARWTAVAYGLLTVIAVAGMASAGKADPVYGLPATSYMEPPAWQVWIDRIPFVLAGLGAVIAILTLLLWRKRYGRLGARIHYTLFALAVLGMLKLFSYWNII, from the coding sequence ATGCTGTTATGTGCGCTCTTGGGCTCCGTTCTTATGGCGTGCCCTTCGTCTGCCGGAGCCAAGTCGGCGGCATATCCGGATCTGGAAGCCTTCGTCGATGAGCTCATGAAGGCGCAAATGGAGAAATACGGCATGACCAATGCGGCGGTTGCCATCGTCTCGGATGGAGAGATTCGGCTGGCGAAGGGGTATGGATATGCCGATCGGGAGAAGCGGATTCCGGCCGATGCCGAGCGCACCTTGTTCCGCATCGGATCGACTTCGAAATTATTGACCTGGACCGCCGTCATGCAGCTTGTCGAGCAGGGCAAGCTGGATCTGAATGCGGACATCAACCGGTATCTGGACGTGAAGATTCCGCAGCAGCTTATCCATTCCCCGGAGCGAGCCGAGCCGATCGCGTTAACGCATCTGATGACGCATACTCCCGGCTTCGAAGATTCCGTTGATTCGATATTCAGACTGTCCGCCGACGAGATGCTCCCGCTGCAGGAGTATATCCGAGCGCATCTTCCCGCGCGGGTCTTTCCTCCCGGGGAGGTCGCGGCTTATTCCAACTACGGGGCGGCCTTGGCCGGTTATATCGTGGAACGGGTCTCGGGCCAGCCCTTTGCCGAGTATGTGGAGCAGCATATTTTCACTCCGCTTGGCATGAGCCGCAGCTCCTTCCTCCAGCCGCTGCCGGAGTCGCTGGCGCAGGATTTGGCCAAGGCGTACCGGGCCGTGGACGGCAGCTATGCGGAAGGGGAGTTCGAATATCTTCTGCCCGGGCCGGCCGGCGGCATGAGCAGCACGGCATCGGATATGGCCCGCTTCATGATCGCCCATCTGCAGGGCGGCCGGGCGGAGGAGGGACGCATCCTGCAAGAAGCTACGGCCGGGCAGATGCATCGTCAGCACTTCACCCAGCATCCGAAGCTGGGCGGCATGACCTTCGGCTTCATGGAAGGCACGCTTAACGGCCGGCGCATTCTGTTCCAGAACGGCAACACGATGCTGTTCGATACGGGGCTTTATCTGCTGCCGGATCAGGGGACGGGGATTTTCGTTTCCTACACCGGGGGAAGCTATTTGGCGCATAATGAGCTGTTTCAGGCCTTCATGGATCGCTACTATCCTTCCCGACTCGCAGCGCCGGAGCCGCCGCCCGCAGGGAGTGTTGAGCGAGGGCGCGCCTATGTCGGCGAGTACCATCAGAACCGCCGCAATTTCACGACAGCGGAGAGTATTGTCAGTCTGATGATGGGGACGATCGCGGTCGGCATGGAGGAAGACGGTCATCTGCTGGTCACGCACGGCGGAGAGACGAACCGCTTCGTGGAGGTTGAACCCGGAATCTATCACAATTTGCGGGAAGGCCGAACGCAGGACTATTTCGGCGAATTCCGAACCATCGTATTTGATCGCGATCCATATGGCAGCATCATGCTGATGTCCGACGGACCGATGACGTATTCGCGGGCGCCTTGGTACGGCACAAGCTCCTTCACCATGATGGCGCTGCTCACCGCCGTGCTCGTCGTTGCCGGTTCCTCGCTGAATTGGCTGATCGGGGCGTTCGTGCGGCGGATCCGGCGGCGTTCCGTGCGGCATCCGGCGATTGCGGCCGCGGCGCGCTGGACGGCCGTCGCGTACGGACTGCTCACCGTAATCGCAGTGGCCGGCATGGCAAGCGCGGGAAAGGCCGATCCCGTGTACGGGCTGCCGGCAACGTCTTATATGGAGCCGCCGGCATGGCAAGTCTGGATCGATCGGATCCCGTTCGTGTTGGCGGGTCTCGGCGCCGTGATCGCAATCCTCACGCTTCTGCTCTGGCGGAAGCGGTACGGGCGGCTCGGGGCGCGAATTCACTACACGCTGTTTGCGCTTGCGGTGCTGGGAATGCTGAAGCTGTTCTCTTATTGGAACATCATATAG
- a CDS encoding TetR/AcrR family transcriptional regulator codes for MAPKKKFTREQIIDAAFEIARMEGLASITIRKVADRLGSSIAPIYVNFQDAEELIQEVMKKTGQVSQQMLEDMSTGNPFYDIGAASLRFAREYSGLFRDLVMRPNPYMHEYERDIGPVLLEQMKQDADLQGFSDEQLMMILMKMKIFQLGLSVMVANGLLPEPWDEAQAMELLSGAADDVMAAARMRKGAERG; via the coding sequence ATGGCGCCTAAAAAGAAATTTACGCGGGAGCAAATCATTGACGCGGCTTTTGAGATTGCGCGGATGGAAGGTCTCGCCAGCATCACGATTCGGAAGGTCGCGGATCGGCTCGGGAGCTCGATTGCTCCGATTTATGTCAATTTTCAAGATGCGGAGGAATTGATTCAGGAGGTGATGAAGAAGACGGGCCAGGTGAGCCAACAGATGCTGGAGGATATGAGCACCGGCAATCCGTTCTATGATATCGGGGCGGCCAGCCTCCGGTTCGCCAGGGAATACAGCGGGCTGTTCCGGGATCTGGTCATGAGGCCGAACCCGTACATGCATGAGTATGAGCGGGATATAGGGCCTGTCCTGCTCGAACAGATGAAGCAGGATGCGGATTTGCAAGGATTTTCCGATGAACAGCTGATGATGATTTTGATGAAAATGAAAATATTCCAGCTTGGCTTATCGGTCATGGTCGCGAACGGCCTGCTGCCGGAGCCGTGGGATGAAGCGCAAGCGATGGAGCTGCTGTCCGGCGCGGCGGATGATGTGATGGCGGCGGCCCGGATGCGCAAGGGCGCGGAGAGGGGATAG